In Dyadobacter subterraneus, a single genomic region encodes these proteins:
- a CDS encoding SusD/RagB family nutrient-binding outer membrane lipoprotein, with amino-acid sequence MKNITKKWITTVLIASTLLVSGSCENNFNEINTDPSIVTVPDPKFLFTYSLNNLQSNGTEWIWENLEQLLRFSQHLTTDPYELSTNINSRYGTFYNSVLPNLVEIRRQIDLKTDKDKYRNMRAATYIAGVYYGLRVTDMNGSIPYTQAVLGRNEGEFKPEYDTQQKLYDTWLTELNGAITDLSAESTGQTSYGNADIYYHSDWVKWVKLANSMKLRIAVRYEGQDKTKTQQIFKEVMQNSIGAIVADADQFAYIDPNNDPIGGDVDYRSARFATKSIITFLKSSKDPRLQMYFSPNDLSASNLDSVKKYGVTIPSFINQADPQIRFQGGPADWTTDPETAKYYKNTLAVGSAKLVVMSTINKAFFAPRRNGATGTFYDYLVTSAETCFYIAEMIEKGYGAGLSIGTSADWYNKGVASSLRTMNAIAVAAQAATGFNQSTIEDQISTYLAQASVKLDGTNNLERIYIQQYLNFMRLPTEAFTFIRRTGYPKNNSTYYARDKFNEPVPRRYWLDEPPLGTNNENWLKAQQEQGFTPGDRSVQILSTQRLWFDKNNPVLGEGK; translated from the coding sequence ATGAAAAATATAACAAAAAAGTGGATTACCACAGTTTTGATCGCCAGCACGCTTCTGGTGTCGGGCTCGTGTGAAAATAATTTTAATGAAATCAATACGGATCCAAGTATTGTAACAGTTCCTGATCCCAAATTTCTTTTTACCTATTCGCTGAACAATTTACAATCCAACGGAACAGAGTGGATATGGGAAAATCTCGAACAATTGCTTCGTTTTTCGCAGCACCTGACAACAGATCCCTATGAACTTTCGACCAATATCAATTCCAGATATGGTACTTTTTATAACAGTGTGCTTCCCAATCTGGTAGAAATAAGGCGTCAGATCGATTTGAAAACGGATAAGGACAAGTACAGAAATATGCGTGCTGCAACTTATATAGCTGGTGTTTATTATGGCTTACGGGTAACCGACATGAATGGCTCAATTCCCTATACTCAGGCTGTTTTGGGAAGAAATGAGGGAGAATTTAAACCCGAATATGACACCCAGCAGAAACTTTATGATACCTGGCTGACCGAACTGAATGGCGCCATAACCGACCTGAGCGCGGAGTCCACAGGCCAGACAAGTTATGGAAACGCGGATATTTATTACCACAGCGACTGGGTGAAGTGGGTAAAACTCGCCAATTCCATGAAGCTGAGAATAGCCGTTCGCTACGAAGGGCAGGATAAGACAAAAACGCAGCAGATTTTTAAAGAAGTCATGCAAAATAGCATTGGCGCCATTGTAGCCGACGCTGATCAGTTTGCTTACATCGATCCGAATAATGATCCGATCGGCGGCGATGTGGATTACAGAAGTGCGCGTTTTGCTACAAAATCAATAATTACATTTTTGAAATCCAGCAAGGATCCGCGTTTACAGATGTATTTTTCACCAAATGACCTCAGTGCTAGCAATCTGGATTCGGTTAAAAAGTATGGCGTGACTATTCCTTCCTTTATCAATCAGGCCGATCCGCAGATAAGATTTCAGGGTGGGCCGGCTGACTGGACGACTGATCCTGAAACAGCCAAATATTATAAAAATACACTTGCGGTAGGCAGTGCCAAACTGGTTGTGATGTCGACAATTAATAAGGCGTTTTTTGCTCCGCGCAGAAATGGCGCTACCGGAACATTTTATGATTATCTGGTGACAAGTGCAGAAACCTGTTTTTATATCGCTGAAATGATAGAGAAAGGTTATGGCGCAGGTTTATCGATTGGAACTTCTGCCGACTGGTATAATAAAGGTGTCGCATCTTCCCTTCGTACAATGAACGCGATTGCGGTCGCTGCGCAGGCGGCAACGGGCTTTAACCAAAGCACAATTGAAGACCAGATTTCTACTTATCTGGCACAGGCATCTGTCAAACTTGATGGTACAAATAATCTGGAACGGATTTATATTCAGCAGTATCTGAATTTTATGCGGCTTCCAACTGAGGCATTTACATTTATCCGCCGGACAGGATATCCTAAAAACAATTCAACTTATTACGCCAGGGATAAATTTAATGAACCTGTCCCACGCCGTTACTGGCTGGATGAACCGCCCCTTGGAACCAATAACGAAAACTGGCTGAAAGCGCAGCAGGAGCAAGGTTTTACACCCGGCGACAGAAGTGTTCAGATTTTAAGTACGCAACGCTTATGGTTTGACAAAAATAATCCGGTGCTAGGTGAAGGAAAATAA
- a CDS encoding ankyrin repeat domain-containing protein has product MEVEKILELISQGRTDLIIELIKKPDWQDILHRGQIKPLQWLVYYNDTTGLRAVLSAGGNLDSINLNQELGHAAFFGHWKVCDFLINNGADVNAKVEETNETPLHAALSKAGRPYYFYVVKLLIEKGADVNAKTIPGMETGAFMRDVRTKGETPLHRAAAYADEQTIQYLLANGADKEAKDANGDSPLTWASEHLRPGAILLLLTYGKHRISESYKTKSTSDHGQGWGNGMDWNLLGDYLPE; this is encoded by the coding sequence ATGGAAGTTGAAAAAATCCTGGAATTAATCAGCCAGGGCAGAACGGACCTGATTATTGAATTGATCAAAAAACCGGATTGGCAGGATATACTTCATCGTGGGCAAATTAAACCCTTGCAATGGCTTGTTTATTATAATGACACCACCGGCCTGAGAGCAGTGTTGTCGGCCGGAGGAAATCTTGATAGTATAAATCTGAACCAGGAATTAGGTCATGCTGCCTTTTTCGGGCATTGGAAGGTGTGTGATTTTTTGATTAATAATGGTGCAGATGTCAATGCAAAAGTTGAAGAAACCAATGAAACTCCTTTGCACGCCGCCTTATCCAAAGCTGGCAGACCTTATTACTTTTATGTTGTAAAACTTCTTATTGAAAAAGGTGCGGACGTAAATGCCAAAACAATTCCTGGCATGGAAACAGGAGCATTTATGCGTGATGTAAGAACGAAAGGAGAAACACCGCTGCATCGGGCCGCGGCTTATGCGGATGAACAAACTATACAATATTTACTGGCTAACGGAGCAGATAAAGAAGCAAAAGATGCAAATGGAGACTCACCTTTGACCTGGGCAAGTGAACATCTGCGTCCGGGTGCTATCCTGCTGCTGTTAACGTATGGAAAACACCGGATAAGCGAATCCTACAAAACCAAAAGCACCAGCGATCATGGACAAGGCTGGGGAAATGGTATGGATTGGAACTTACTGGGCGATTATTTACCGGAATAA